The Vibrio tubiashii ATCC 19109 genome has a segment encoding these proteins:
- the trpD gene encoding anthranilate phosphoribosyltransferase has product MEQIINKLYEQESLSEQESQQLFDVIIRGELDQILMASALTALKIKGETPDEIAGAAKALLANANPFPRPDYDFADIVGTGGDGHDTINISTTSAFVAAACGLKVAKHGNRSVSSKSGSSDLLDKFGINLAMSAEDTRNAVDEIGVAFLFAPQYHSGVRHAMPVRQTMKTRTIFNILGPLINPARPNIELMGVYSKELVRPIAETMLKMGMKRAAVVHGSGLDEVAIHGETTVAEIKDGAIHEYTVSPADFGLSQHPLEAIKGGTPEENKAITTNILTGKGTEAQAGAVAVNVALLMRLFGHEDLKANAAQALEAMNSGKAYELVQKLAAHA; this is encoded by the coding sequence ATGGAACAGATTATCAACAAACTTTACGAGCAAGAGTCACTGAGCGAGCAAGAAAGCCAACAGCTTTTTGACGTTATTATCCGCGGTGAGTTAGACCAAATTCTAATGGCGTCAGCCCTAACTGCGCTAAAAATTAAAGGCGAGACCCCAGACGAGATTGCTGGCGCAGCAAAAGCCTTGTTAGCCAATGCGAACCCATTCCCACGACCAGATTATGACTTTGCTGATATTGTAGGAACAGGCGGAGACGGTCATGACACCATCAATATTTCGACCACATCTGCATTTGTCGCAGCCGCATGTGGTTTAAAAGTTGCGAAACATGGTAACCGAAGCGTTTCAAGTAAGTCTGGTTCTTCAGACCTGCTCGATAAATTTGGTATTAACCTAGCGATGAGTGCTGAAGACACGCGCAATGCGGTCGACGAAATCGGCGTCGCATTCTTGTTTGCGCCGCAATATCACAGTGGTGTACGTCACGCGATGCCTGTTCGTCAAACGATGAAAACGCGTACGATCTTCAATATCCTTGGTCCACTAATTAACCCTGCCCGTCCAAACATCGAGCTTATGGGTGTATACAGTAAAGAGTTGGTTCGCCCTATCGCAGAAACCATGCTTAAGATGGGTATGAAGCGAGCAGCGGTTGTCCACGGTAGTGGCTTAGATGAAGTCGCGATTCACGGTGAAACTACAGTAGCAGAAATCAAAGATGGAGCTATTCATGAATACACAGTTTCGCCAGCGGACTTTGGCCTAAGCCAACACCCACTCGAAGCAATTAAGGGCGGCACACCTGAAGAGAACAAGGCTATCACGACTAATATCTTGACGGGTAAAGGCACAGAAGCTCAAGCGGGGGCGGTAGCCGTCAATGTGGCACTACTCATGCGTCTATTTGGTCACGAAGACCTTAAAGCAAACGCAGCGCAAGCTCTTGAAGCGATGAACTCTGGCAAGGCTTATGAGCTAGTGCAGAAATTAGCGGCTCACGCTTAA
- the rluB gene encoding 23S rRNA pseudouridine(2605) synthase RluB, with protein sequence MNEKLQKVLARAGHGSRRELEALIKAGRVSVNGIVAKLGERLEDENAVVRIDGHTVSAKAQEEVICRVLAYYKPEGELCTRHDPEGRRTVFDRLPKIRGSRWISVGRLDANTSGLLLFTTDGELANRLMHPSRQVEREYLVRVFGEVTEQKVKNLVRGVELEDGMARFEDVVYAGGDGMNHTFYVAINEGRNREVRRLWESQDTTVSRLKRVRYGDIYLDKKLPRGGWMELDLKEVNYLRELVELRPEKETLLDENKANSSRKRERSRSQKIRRAVKRHEERVNSGGGRSNNPSRRKPKKGAGQPNARNKQR encoded by the coding sequence ATGAACGAAAAACTACAGAAAGTATTGGCTCGAGCTGGTCATGGCTCTCGACGCGAACTAGAAGCTTTGATTAAAGCGGGTCGCGTGAGCGTGAACGGTATCGTTGCTAAACTTGGCGAACGACTAGAAGATGAAAATGCAGTTGTGCGTATCGACGGACACACTGTTTCTGCTAAAGCGCAGGAAGAAGTGATTTGTCGCGTATTAGCGTACTACAAGCCTGAAGGTGAACTGTGTACTCGTCATGATCCAGAAGGTCGTCGTACTGTTTTTGATCGTCTGCCAAAAATCCGCGGTTCTCGTTGGATTTCAGTTGGCCGCCTGGATGCGAACACTTCGGGCCTACTGCTATTTACCACTGACGGTGAATTAGCTAACCGTTTGATGCACCCAAGCCGCCAAGTAGAACGTGAATACCTAGTGCGCGTATTTGGTGAAGTGACAGAACAGAAGGTGAAGAACCTAGTTCGTGGCGTTGAACTTGAAGACGGCATGGCTCGCTTCGAAGACGTTGTCTACGCGGGTGGTGATGGTATGAACCACACTTTCTACGTAGCGATTAACGAAGGTCGTAACCGTGAGGTTCGTCGTTTGTGGGAATCTCAAGACACCACAGTTAGCCGCTTAAAACGTGTACGTTACGGTGACATTTACCTAGACAAGAAACTGCCTCGCGGTGGATGGATGGAACTTGATCTTAAAGAGGTTAACTACTTACGTGAGCTAGTTGAACTTCGCCCAGAGAAAGAGACATTGCTTGATGAAAACAAAGCAAACTCATCTCGCAAACGCGAACGTTCACGCAGCCAAAAGATTCGCCGTGCAGTTAAACGTCACGAAGAACGCGTAAACAGTGGTGGTGGTCGTAGCAACAACCCATCACGCCGTAAACCGAAAAAAGGCGCAGGCCAGCCGAACGCGCGCAATAAGCAGCGTTAA
- the rnm gene encoding RNase RNM yields the protein MRIDLHSHTTASDGRLPPHELIDRALGFQLDVLAITDHDTVDALAIAHQYVQDNNLPLKIINGIEISTVWQNKDIHIVGLNIDPESEALNELIVKQKNHRVARAEMIAHRLEKATQEGVLEDVKVIAGDAPITRAHFAKWLVDNGYAKTMQQVFKKYLTRNNPGYVPPNWCTMKEAIEAIHAAGGQAVLAHPGRYDLTAKWIKRLISAFVEAGGDAMEVAQPQQGQQERRNLADYAIQYNLLASQGSDFHYPSPWMELGRNLWLPSGVEPVWKDWGIEPSSVDSNNTN from the coding sequence ATGAGAATTGATTTACACAGTCATACGACCGCCTCAGATGGAAGACTGCCTCCACATGAATTAATAGATAGAGCCCTTGGCTTTCAGCTTGATGTGTTAGCGATCACCGATCACGATACTGTCGACGCATTAGCGATTGCGCATCAGTATGTCCAAGACAATAATCTGCCTTTGAAGATCATCAACGGAATTGAAATTTCTACCGTTTGGCAGAATAAAGATATTCACATTGTGGGTTTGAATATCGACCCAGAGTCTGAAGCACTCAATGAACTGATCGTAAAACAGAAAAACCATCGAGTAGCACGCGCTGAAATGATTGCTCATCGCCTTGAAAAAGCAACGCAAGAAGGTGTGCTCGAAGATGTCAAAGTGATTGCTGGTGACGCGCCAATCACGCGAGCTCATTTCGCTAAATGGCTGGTCGATAACGGCTATGCGAAAACGATGCAGCAAGTGTTTAAGAAATACCTAACGCGCAATAATCCGGGTTATGTGCCGCCAAACTGGTGCACAATGAAAGAAGCGATTGAAGCCATACATGCTGCTGGTGGGCAGGCTGTACTGGCTCACCCAGGGCGCTACGATCTAACCGCTAAATGGATAAAACGGCTAATCAGTGCGTTTGTTGAAGCAGGAGGAGATGCGATGGAAGTTGCTCAACCTCAACAAGGGCAACAAGAAAGGCGCAACTTGGCGGATTATGCTATACAATACAATCTATTAGCCTCTCAAGGCAGCGACTTTCATTATCCTTCACCTTGGATGGAGTTAGGACGAAATTTATGGCTTCCATCGGGCGTTGAACCTGTATGGAAAGATTGGGGTATTGAGCCTTCATCAGTGGATTCGAACAATACCAATTAA
- the trpB gene encoding tryptophan synthase subunit beta, with protein MAKLDAYFGEYGGQYVPQILVPALEQLEQAFIDAQEDPEFRSEFMSLLQEYAGRPTALTLTRNLTKGTKTKLYLKREDLLHGGAHKTNQVLGQALLAKRMGKNEIIAETGAGQHGVATALACALLGLKCRVYMGAKDVERQSPNVFRMKLMGAEVIPVHSGSATLKDACNEALRDWSATYEDAHYLLGTAAGPHPFPTIVRDFQRMIGEETKNQILAREGRLPDAVIACVGGGSNAIGMFADFIEEESVRLIGVEPAGKGIDTDQHGAPLKHGKTGIFFGMKAPLMQDPNGQVEESYSVSAGLDFPSVGPQHAHLNAIGRAEYDNVTDDEALDAFQELARSEGIIPALESSHALAHALRMARENPEKEQLLVVNLSGRGDKDIFTVHAILEEKGVI; from the coding sequence ATGGCAAAGCTAGATGCCTACTTCGGCGAATACGGTGGTCAGTACGTACCACAGATTTTGGTCCCTGCCCTTGAGCAGTTGGAACAAGCGTTTATTGATGCTCAAGAAGACCCAGAGTTTCGTAGCGAATTTATGTCACTGCTACAAGAGTATGCAGGTCGCCCAACGGCGCTTACACTGACCCGCAACCTGACCAAAGGCACCAAGACCAAACTGTATCTTAAACGTGAAGACCTACTTCACGGCGGCGCGCACAAAACCAACCAAGTATTGGGTCAAGCACTACTGGCTAAGCGAATGGGTAAGAATGAAATCATCGCTGAAACTGGTGCAGGTCAACATGGTGTGGCAACAGCACTCGCTTGTGCTTTGCTCGGTCTTAAGTGTCGTGTCTACATGGGTGCTAAAGACGTTGAACGTCAAAGCCCGAACGTATTCCGTATGAAACTGATGGGCGCTGAAGTCATTCCTGTTCATTCAGGTTCTGCGACGCTAAAAGATGCATGTAACGAAGCGCTACGTGATTGGTCTGCAACATACGAGGATGCGCACTACCTATTAGGTACAGCAGCAGGCCCTCACCCGTTCCCAACTATCGTTCGTGACTTCCAACGCATGATCGGTGAAGAGACGAAGAACCAGATCCTTGCTCGCGAAGGTCGTCTTCCTGATGCAGTTATTGCCTGTGTTGGCGGCGGTTCTAACGCCATTGGTATGTTTGCAGATTTCATTGAAGAAGAAAGCGTACGTTTAATTGGTGTTGAGCCAGCAGGTAAAGGTATTGATACCGACCAACATGGTGCTCCTCTTAAGCATGGTAAAACGGGGATCTTCTTCGGTATGAAAGCGCCATTGATGCAAGATCCAAATGGCCAGGTTGAAGAATCTTACTCAGTCTCTGCTGGATTAGACTTCCCTTCTGTTGGTCCACAGCACGCACACCTTAATGCCATTGGCCGTGCAGAGTATGACAATGTCACCGACGACGAAGCTTTAGACGCTTTCCAAGAGCTTGCGCGTAGCGAAGGTATTATTCCTGCGCTTGAGTCTTCTCACGCACTAGCGCACGCACTGCGCATGGCTCGCGAGAACCCAGAGAAAGAACAGTTATTGGTTGTTAACCTATCCGGTCGTGGTGACAAAGACATCTTCACCGTACACGCCATCCTAGAAGAAAAAGGAGTGATCTAA
- a CDS encoding aminodeoxychorismate/anthranilate synthase component II has protein sequence MANIVFIDNFDSFTYNLVDQFRSLGHDVMIYRNNIAAEVIESTVANLDNPVVLLSPGPGAPSEAGSMPEIIQRLKGKVPMIGICLGHQAIVEAYGGTVAGAGEIIHGKVSMMEHQNHDTYAGLPSPLAIARYHSLVATEVPSSLTITAEVDDLVMSVVQEQDKVCGFQFHPESIMTTYGATLLANAIEWALKKNDK, from the coding sequence ATGGCAAATATCGTTTTTATCGACAACTTCGATTCGTTTACCTATAACCTGGTGGATCAATTCCGCTCATTAGGTCACGACGTTATGATTTACCGTAACAACATCGCGGCAGAGGTCATTGAATCGACAGTCGCTAACTTAGATAACCCAGTGGTGCTCCTTTCTCCAGGTCCAGGGGCTCCGTCAGAAGCGGGCTCAATGCCAGAGATTATCCAGCGTCTTAAAGGCAAAGTACCTATGATTGGTATTTGTTTAGGTCACCAAGCAATCGTCGAAGCCTATGGCGGCACCGTTGCTGGTGCGGGTGAAATCATTCACGGTAAAGTATCGATGATGGAACACCAAAACCACGACACCTATGCTGGGCTACCTTCTCCTCTTGCCATTGCTCGTTACCATTCATTAGTCGCAACCGAAGTACCATCGTCTTTAACCATCACGGCTGAAGTTGATGATTTGGTGATGTCTGTAGTACAAGAGCAAGATAAGGTGTGTGGTTTCCAATTCCACCCAGAATCAATTATGACTACCTACGGTGCAACGCTGCTAGCTAATGCCATTGAGTGGGCTCTAAAGAAGAACGACAAATAA
- the trpA gene encoding tryptophan synthase subunit alpha yields the protein MSRYAKMFERLNEKNQGAFVPFVTVCDPNAEQSYKIMETLVESGADALELGIPFSDPLADGPTIQGANIRALDSGATPDICFEQIGKIRAKYPELPIGLLMYANLVYSRGIENFYQRCAQAGIDSVLIADVPTNESAEFVAAAEKHGIHPIFIAPPTASDETLQQVSQLGGGYTYLLSRAGVTGAETKANMPVGDMLSKLNQFDAPPALLGFGISEPEQVKQALEAGAAGAISGSAVVKIIENNTENPAEMLNQLANFVSSMKAATQK from the coding sequence ATGAGTCGTTATGCGAAGATGTTTGAGCGCCTGAACGAGAAAAACCAAGGCGCATTTGTACCCTTTGTAACGGTTTGCGATCCAAACGCAGAGCAGTCTTACAAGATCATGGAAACACTCGTTGAATCAGGTGCAGATGCGCTTGAATTAGGTATTCCGTTTTCTGATCCTTTAGCAGATGGCCCAACTATTCAAGGTGCTAATATTCGCGCTCTAGATTCTGGCGCGACACCTGATATCTGTTTCGAACAAATCGGTAAAATTCGTGCTAAATACCCAGAACTGCCAATCGGCCTACTGATGTATGCTAACTTGGTTTACTCACGCGGTATCGAAAACTTCTACCAGCGCTGCGCTCAAGCCGGGATTGACTCCGTTTTGATTGCTGACGTTCCAACCAACGAAAGCGCAGAGTTCGTCGCGGCGGCAGAAAAGCACGGTATTCACCCAATCTTCATCGCACCGCCAACAGCAAGTGACGAAACACTTCAGCAAGTTTCTCAGCTTGGTGGTGGTTATACTTACCTACTGTCTCGTGCAGGTGTAACTGGTGCTGAAACCAAAGCAAATATGCCTGTCGGTGATATGCTAAGCAAACTGAATCAGTTTGATGCACCTCCGGCACTGCTAGGTTTCGGTATTTCTGAGCCAGAACAAGTTAAGCAGGCGCTCGAAGCAGGCGCTGCGGGAGCGATTTCTGGCTCAGCCGTAGTCAAAATCATTGAAAACAATACTGAAAACCCAGCAGAAATGTTAAATCAGCTCGCAAACTTTGTTTCTTCAATGAAGGCTGCAACACAGAAGTAA
- a CDS encoding DUF1289 domain-containing protein, whose translation MAAQRAQPSNRSIPNPCIRHCCLDKDDICLGCYRSLDEILRWSQSSNEQKQNILDVCAQRKSERKGRWS comes from the coding sequence ATGGCAGCTCAACGTGCGCAACCTTCAAATCGCTCTATTCCTAACCCCTGCATCCGTCACTGCTGCTTAGATAAGGATGACATTTGCTTGGGTTGCTATCGTTCGTTGGATGAAATATTAAGATGGTCACAGTCATCCAATGAGCAAAAGCAGAACATTCTTGATGTGTGTGCTCAACGCAAATCTGAGCGAAAGGGTCGCTGGAGTTAA
- a CDS encoding L-threonylcarbamoyladenylate synthase — MSQFFYVHPENPQARLINQAVAIIRNGGVVIYPTDSGYALGCQLENKQALERICQIRRLDDKHNFTLLCRDLSELSLYARVDNTAFRLLKNNTPGPYTFIFKGTKEVPRRLMNAKRKTIGIRVPDNQIALDLLEALGEPLMSTSLILPGNDMTESDPEDIRDKLEHAVDCILNGGYLGEQPTTVVDFSNDEPIIARVGSGDPAPFE, encoded by the coding sequence ATGAGCCAGTTTTTTTACGTACACCCAGAAAACCCTCAGGCTCGCTTGATCAATCAAGCTGTAGCAATCATTCGTAATGGTGGGGTAGTGATTTACCCTACGGATTCGGGCTACGCATTGGGTTGTCAGCTTGAAAATAAACAGGCACTGGAGCGTATCTGTCAGATTCGTCGTTTAGATGATAAGCACAACTTTACTCTGTTGTGCCGCGATTTATCTGAGCTTTCTCTTTATGCTCGTGTGGATAATACGGCATTTCGTTTGCTGAAAAACAATACGCCAGGGCCATACACCTTTATTTTTAAAGGAACTAAGGAAGTGCCGCGTCGCTTAATGAACGCCAAGCGTAAGACGATCGGTATCCGCGTGCCAGATAACCAAATTGCCCTCGACTTACTCGAAGCGCTTGGCGAGCCGCTGATGTCAACATCGCTTATCTTACCGGGCAACGATATGACCGAATCTGACCCAGAGGACATTCGCGACAAACTAGAGCATGCGGTTGATTGTATTCTTAATGGTGGTTATCTAGGCGAGCAACCAACAACAGTGGTTGATTTCAGTAATGATGAACCAATCATTGCCCGTGTTGGTTCAGGTGATCCTGCTCCATTCGAATAG
- a CDS encoding anthranilate synthase component 1 produces the protein MNKAIEIKKLGNIELIRSTAPYAQDPTQLFHTLCENKTDSLLLESAEIDSKQDLQSLLIVDSAVRIVCYGHTVTMTALTDNGKNLLSHLTHNINPSIQHTFNGSVLVLEYSEPCNTLDEDSRLREASSFDALRLIQHSFDIAELHKHAIFIGGLFAYDLVANFEPLGDAAQSNQCPDYVFYVAETLLVVDHQKQSCELQAALFATDACKPELTARIEEISAACANLKTLPKAIPVADTHAEPSISDTDFCQIVRDLKEFVVKGDVFQVVPSRRFTLPCPSPLAAYKELKQSNPSPYMFYMQDELFTLFGASPESALKYETQSNQVEIYPIAGTRRRGKRANGEIDFDLDSRIELELRTDKKENAEHMMLVDLARNDVARISQAGTRHVADLLKVDRYSHVMHLVSRVVGQLRDDLDALHAYQACMNMGTLTGAPKIRAMQLIRDVEGARRGSYGGAVGYLTGEGTLDTCIVIRSAYVENGIAQVQAGAGVVFDSDPQAEADETRGKAQAVISAIQSAHKE, from the coding sequence GTGAACAAGGCCATTGAAATCAAGAAGCTAGGTAACATCGAGTTAATTCGAAGTACGGCCCCGTATGCCCAAGATCCTACGCAGCTGTTCCACACACTATGTGAGAACAAAACCGACAGCCTGCTATTGGAATCTGCTGAAATCGACTCAAAGCAGGACCTACAAAGCCTTCTTATTGTTGACTCAGCGGTGCGCATCGTTTGTTACGGACATACGGTGACAATGACCGCGTTAACCGACAATGGTAAAAACCTGCTTTCTCACCTTACGCACAACATTAATCCGAGTATTCAACATACATTTAACGGCAGCGTACTGGTACTGGAATACAGTGAACCGTGCAACACCTTGGATGAAGACTCCCGACTACGTGAAGCCTCTTCTTTTGATGCACTGCGCTTGATTCAGCACAGCTTCGATATCGCAGAGCTGCACAAGCACGCGATCTTTATCGGTGGTTTATTTGCCTATGATTTAGTGGCTAATTTTGAGCCTTTGGGTGATGCAGCTCAATCAAACCAATGTCCTGACTACGTTTTTTATGTTGCGGAGACCTTACTGGTTGTCGATCATCAAAAGCAGTCTTGCGAGCTTCAAGCTGCCCTGTTCGCTACCGACGCTTGCAAGCCTGAATTAACAGCTCGTATCGAAGAGATCAGTGCTGCCTGTGCCAATTTAAAAACGCTACCAAAAGCAATACCAGTTGCTGATACTCACGCAGAGCCAAGCATTTCTGACACTGACTTCTGCCAGATTGTTCGCGACTTAAAAGAGTTTGTGGTTAAAGGCGATGTTTTCCAAGTCGTGCCATCACGTCGCTTTACCTTGCCTTGCCCTTCTCCACTGGCGGCATATAAAGAGCTAAAACAGAGTAACCCAAGCCCTTACATGTTCTACATGCAAGATGAGCTTTTCACTCTGTTCGGCGCTTCGCCGGAAAGTGCGCTTAAGTACGAAACTCAATCAAACCAAGTTGAGATCTACCCTATTGCAGGCACGCGCCGTCGTGGCAAAAGAGCAAATGGCGAGATCGACTTTGATCTAGATAGCCGTATTGAACTAGAGCTGCGCACAGATAAAAAAGAGAATGCTGAGCACATGATGCTGGTCGATTTAGCACGCAATGATGTGGCTCGTATCTCTCAAGCAGGCACTCGCCACGTTGCGGACTTACTTAAAGTCGACCGCTACAGCCATGTAATGCACCTAGTTTCACGAGTAGTAGGTCAACTACGTGATGACTTAGATGCCCTACACGCTTATCAAGCTTGTATGAACATGGGCACGCTAACTGGTGCACCGAAAATCCGCGCAATGCAATTGATTCGAGATGTCGAGGGAGCCCGCCGCGGCAGCTATGGCGGCGCAGTGGGCTATCTTACTGGAGAAGGAACATTAGATACGTGTATCGTGATTCGCTCTGCTTACGTAGAAAATGGCATCGCGCAAGTTCAAGCCGGCGCTGGGGTTGTTTTCGATTCAGATCCACAAGCTGAGGCTGACGAAACCCGCGGTAAGGCTCAAGCAGTAATCTCTGCTATTCAATCAGCACATAAGGAGTAG
- the trpCF gene encoding bifunctional indole-3-glycerol-phosphate synthase TrpC/phosphoribosylanthranilate isomerase TrpF translates to MTQVKEKLSEHVSVKEAEMAEVLAKIVRDKYQWVAERKESQPLETFKSDLTPSDRSFYTALKQDNTVFITECKKASPSKGLIRDDFDLDYIASVYNNHANAISVLTDEKYFQGSFDFLPQVRKQAKQPILCKDFMVDTYQVYLARHYSADAILLMLSVLSDEEYRELAEVAHSLDMGVLTEVSNEQELHRAVELGAKVIGINNRNLRDLSTDLNRTKELAPTIRQLAPDATVISESGIYTHQQVRDLAEFADGFLIGSSLMAEENLELAVRKVTLGENKVCGLTHQDDAAKAYQSGAIFGGLIFVEQSKRFVSLESARLTMSGAPLKYVGVFQNHQHEQIITTVNELGLSAVQLHGKEDQAFVDTLQASLPSGVEIWKAYGVSENVPALIENNVDRHLLDTKVGSQVGGTGLVFDWSLIGDPSKVMLAGGITPFNAQKAAAQGCLGLDLNSGVEHSPGKKDGEKLAQAFAAIRNY, encoded by the coding sequence ATGACTCAGGTAAAAGAAAAATTATCCGAACACGTTTCTGTTAAAGAAGCTGAGATGGCAGAAGTCTTAGCTAAGATTGTTCGCGACAAGTACCAATGGGTTGCTGAGCGTAAAGAATCACAGCCACTTGAGACATTCAAAAGTGATTTAACGCCATCAGACCGCAGCTTCTATACAGCGCTAAAACAAGACAACACTGTTTTCATCACCGAATGTAAAAAGGCCTCTCCTTCCAAAGGTTTAATTCGCGATGACTTTGATCTTGATTACATCGCATCGGTTTACAACAACCATGCAAACGCCATTTCGGTGTTAACCGACGAGAAGTACTTTCAAGGCAGCTTCGACTTCCTACCTCAGGTAAGAAAGCAAGCGAAACAGCCAATTCTATGTAAAGACTTTATGGTTGATACCTATCAGGTTTATTTGGCACGTCACTATAGTGCCGATGCGATTTTGCTAATGCTTTCAGTACTCAGTGATGAAGAATATCGTGAGCTGGCTGAGGTGGCTCATTCACTCGATATGGGCGTACTGACTGAAGTTAGTAATGAGCAAGAGCTTCATCGCGCTGTAGAGCTAGGAGCGAAAGTCATTGGCATCAACAACCGTAACTTACGTGACCTTTCGACCGACCTAAATCGCACCAAAGAATTGGCCCCAACCATTCGTCAGCTTGCACCTGATGCAACCGTGATCTCTGAGTCTGGAATCTACACTCACCAACAAGTGAGAGATCTTGCTGAGTTCGCTGACGGCTTCCTCATCGGAAGCTCTTTAATGGCAGAAGAAAACCTCGAGCTCGCTGTTCGTAAAGTGACATTGGGTGAAAACAAAGTATGTGGTTTGACTCATCAAGATGATGCCGCGAAAGCTTATCAATCAGGCGCTATTTTTGGTGGTTTGATTTTTGTCGAGCAATCTAAACGCTTTGTGTCGTTAGAATCAGCACGACTCACAATGAGTGGCGCACCGCTTAAGTATGTGGGTGTATTCCAAAACCACCAACATGAGCAAATCATCACAACTGTCAACGAACTAGGCCTCTCTGCCGTTCAACTTCATGGCAAGGAAGATCAAGCGTTTGTTGACACATTACAGGCATCTTTACCTTCTGGTGTTGAAATCTGGAAAGCGTATGGCGTAAGCGAGAATGTCCCTGCACTTATCGAGAATAACGTTGACCGTCACCTGCTTGATACTAAAGTCGGCTCTCAAGTCGGTGGTACAGGCTTAGTATTTGATTGGTCATTAATCGGCGACCCTTCGAAGGTGATGTTGGCCGGCGGCATTACACCGTTTAATGCGCAAAAGGCCGCGGCTCAAGGCTGTTTAGGATTAGACCTCAACTCGGGTGTCGAACACTCCCCGGGTAAGAAAGATGGCGAAAAGCTAGCACAAGCTTTTGCAGCAATCAGAAATTATTAA
- a CDS encoding dicarboxylate/amino acid:cation symporter — translation MEVLKEKSLLNNIGVQVVIAMILGTAVGALMGNSATMFAPLGAIFINLIKMLVIPLVAVALISGAAGLGNSQSAGKVGLVTLGYFGLTSALAVALALFMGEVFKPGLGIDVSGVEGMFSAEYASKGELPTFWATITGMIPTNVFQSLNEANILQILVFCMFFGIAISKQAKERREPIMNGVNCIVDAMVWMINKVMIIAPIGVFGLMAEAVGTFGFAALMVVFKLFVVYVAAILIFGFVAYPLMVHIFTKTSAKKFLTAMKKPQAVALSTASSMATLPVTMDTVEHELGVKNSTASFVLPLGATINMSGNAIYYGLVAIFFAQLFNIDLGMGAYIAIIVTSTLGAVGQAGVPGPSFLVVAVLLAAGIPIEGLPLLFALDRIFDMIRTALNITGDAACAVIVDALIEEEEQEAELQKQQA, via the coding sequence ATGGAAGTGTTAAAAGAAAAGAGTTTGCTAAACAACATTGGTGTTCAAGTTGTCATAGCTATGATCCTAGGTACTGCCGTCGGTGCCTTGATGGGGAACAGCGCAACTATGTTCGCTCCACTGGGCGCGATCTTCATCAATCTAATTAAGATGCTAGTTATCCCACTAGTTGCCGTTGCACTAATTTCTGGTGCTGCTGGCCTAGGTAACAGCCAATCTGCTGGTAAAGTTGGCTTGGTCACACTGGGCTACTTTGGTTTGACTTCAGCTCTAGCTGTAGCGCTAGCGTTATTTATGGGTGAAGTATTCAAACCTGGTCTTGGCATTGATGTGTCTGGTGTTGAGGGCATGTTCTCGGCTGAGTACGCTTCTAAAGGTGAACTTCCTACTTTCTGGGCAACCATCACTGGTATGATCCCAACCAACGTTTTCCAATCACTGAACGAAGCAAATATCCTACAGATCCTAGTTTTCTGTATGTTCTTTGGTATTGCAATTTCTAAGCAAGCAAAAGAGCGCCGTGAGCCAATCATGAACGGTGTAAACTGTATCGTTGATGCTATGGTTTGGATGATCAACAAGGTAATGATCATCGCGCCAATCGGTGTATTCGGTCTTATGGCAGAAGCGGTTGGCACCTTTGGTTTTGCCGCTCTTATGGTCGTATTCAAGCTATTCGTTGTATACGTCGCTGCTATCCTTATCTTTGGTTTCGTCGCTTACCCACTGATGGTACATATCTTCACTAAGACTTCAGCGAAGAAGTTCCTGACAGCAATGAAGAAGCCTCAAGCCGTGGCACTATCTACCGCCTCTTCAATGGCAACTCTGCCAGTGACTATGGACACGGTTGAGCACGAGTTAGGCGTTAAGAACTCGACAGCATCATTCGTTCTGCCATTAGGCGCAACGATTAACATGTCAGGTAATGCGATTTACTATGGCCTAGTGGCAATCTTCTTTGCTCAGCTGTTCAACATCGACCTAGGCATGGGCGCGTACATCGCAATCATCGTAACATCAACACTTGGTGCTGTTGGTCAGGCTGGTGTTCCAGGCCCATCTTTCCTTGTTGTTGCCGTACTTCTAGCAGCAGGTATTCCAATTGAAGGTCTACCGCTACTGTTCGCTCTTGACCGTATCTTCGATATGATTCGTACCGCACTGAACATCACGGGTGACGCTGCATGTGCAGTCATTGTTGATGCACTAATTGAAGAAGAAGAGCAAGAAGCTGAACTGCAAAAGCAGCAAGCTTAA